The Cohnella abietis genome has a segment encoding these proteins:
- a CDS encoding sensor histidine kinase, producing MRIRLLPNRFRRLSFKSKLFLSYILIVLIPVSISGVWIYNKVIVPVRGERLQLIEQAMSQLEATVNNDVDDIEKTGYLISTNIVLKKSLLKRYYDQSELIEVMNTSIQSLLSWFEATHKDIGDFRFFTVNETLPESDFFLPISLYSNQGWFQEMKEKIQTTYPYWEHWHVQREYPYGKKTNLPVYSMFYPINEDFTDEASYLEFEIDLGHFFSRSNALTLSQSGKVIAVDWKGKILSGSTEEAYSPQEVMRESTLQHIDLSIEGAGDLTYNGSKYRYVIKPIERLQTSFVGLVPHSEIDGPWMKTKSVFISLIVFLAILLAGLSFLLAGLIIKKIVTIVSHVRKIQNGNFQVRIPVRGEDEIDWLALNINSMAGQIDELVNRVYKSLVSQKEAELSALQAQINPHFLFNTLETLRMMAETGDQPQLSDAITALGSIMRYNIYNGKESVTLATEIEHIQDYMQIQNLLHNNRISLHSTVPENLHSYRIPNLLLQPLVENCIMHGMKDFQGSFRIEITIEKMSDQILRCTVHDNGRGIDPHRLAHIQKQLSLEPDLRSHPSSKNEGGQGAPSRSNGVGLANVSDRILYYFGQASGLTVESSPAQGTIVTLTLPIDQAT from the coding sequence ATGAGGATTAGACTGCTACCAAACCGATTTAGAAGGCTCAGCTTCAAGTCGAAGCTATTTCTTTCCTACATCTTAATTGTTCTAATTCCTGTATCCATCAGTGGGGTATGGATATACAACAAGGTTATCGTCCCCGTTCGTGGCGAGCGACTTCAATTAATAGAGCAAGCTATGAGTCAGCTAGAAGCGACAGTTAATAACGATGTCGATGATATTGAGAAAACAGGTTACTTGATTTCAACGAACATCGTCCTGAAGAAATCTCTACTCAAGAGGTATTATGATCAGTCTGAGCTGATCGAGGTTATGAATACGTCCATTCAGTCTCTGCTGTCCTGGTTCGAGGCCACACATAAGGATATAGGTGATTTCCGTTTTTTCACCGTTAACGAAACTCTTCCTGAAAGCGATTTCTTTTTGCCTATTTCACTTTACTCTAACCAAGGCTGGTTTCAGGAAATGAAAGAGAAAATACAGACCACTTATCCTTACTGGGAGCACTGGCATGTCCAAAGGGAATATCCCTATGGCAAGAAAACAAATCTTCCCGTCTACTCTATGTTCTATCCCATTAATGAGGATTTTACGGATGAGGCCTCTTACTTGGAGTTCGAGATCGACCTTGGCCATTTTTTCTCCAGGTCTAACGCTTTGACTTTATCGCAATCTGGCAAAGTTATCGCCGTTGACTGGAAGGGGAAAATACTGTCAGGTTCGACGGAGGAAGCCTATTCACCCCAAGAAGTTATGAGGGAGAGTACTCTTCAACATATTGACCTTTCCATAGAAGGCGCCGGGGATTTAACCTACAATGGTTCGAAGTACCGCTATGTCATTAAACCGATTGAGCGTCTTCAAACCTCCTTCGTCGGACTCGTTCCGCACTCTGAAATTGATGGACCTTGGATGAAGACCAAAAGCGTGTTTATTTCACTCATCGTCTTTCTCGCCATTCTGCTCGCTGGTTTGTCATTTTTGCTAGCAGGCCTAATAATCAAGAAAATCGTAACCATCGTTAGTCATGTCCGAAAGATTCAGAATGGTAACTTCCAAGTGCGAATTCCTGTCCGTGGAGAAGATGAAATCGATTGGCTGGCCTTAAACATTAATTCCATGGCTGGACAGATAGACGAATTGGTCAACCGCGTATATAAATCACTTGTATCGCAGAAGGAAGCCGAGCTGAGTGCTTTGCAGGCTCAAATTAACCCTCATTTCCTATTTAACACGTTGGAGACGCTTCGAATGATGGCTGAAACTGGTGATCAGCCCCAATTATCCGATGCCATTACCGCCCTTGGAAGCATAATGAGATACAACATTTATAACGGCAAGGAATCCGTCACTCTCGCAACTGAAATTGAGCATATTCAAGACTACATGCAAATTCAGAATCTGCTGCACAATAATCGAATTTCTTTGCATAGCACAGTTCCAGAAAATCTTCACTCTTATCGAATTCCTAACCTGCTCTTGCAGCCACTAGTGGAAAATTGCATTATGCACGGTATGAAGGATTTTCAGGGTAGCTTTAGGATAGAAATCACCATAGAAAAAATGTCTGATCAGATCTTAAGATGCACTGTCCATGATAACGGTAGGGGCATAGATCCCCATCGTCTGGCTCATATTCAGAAGCAGCTGTCACTTGAGCCCGATTTAAGATCCCATCCATCTTCTAAGAACGAAGGTGGACAAGGAGCTCCAAGCCGGTCTAATGGAGTGGGTCTGGCGAATGTCAGTGACCGTATTCTCTATTACTTTGGTCAAGCCTCAGGGCTAACGGTGGAAAGCTCGCCTGCGCAAGGAACTATCGTTACATTAACGCTACCTATCGATCAGGCAACATAG